The Seriola aureovittata isolate HTS-2021-v1 ecotype China chromosome 2, ASM2101889v1, whole genome shotgun sequence genome has a segment encoding these proteins:
- the pfkfb2b gene encoding 6-phosphofructo-2-kinase/fructose-2,6-bisphosphatase 2 isoform X7: protein MSSSQRDNGSANSAEAKKTDLRINEKKCSWASYMTNSPTVIVMIGLPARGKTYMSKKLTRYLNWIGVPTKVFNLGVYRREAVRAYKSYDFFRHDNEEAMKIRKQCALVALQDVKAYLTEEGGQIAVFDATNTTRERRDLIQAFVKEHAFKVFFVESVCDDPEVIAANILEVKVSSPDYPERHRERVMDDFLKRIECYKVTYQPLDPDNYDKDLSFIKVMNVGRRFLVNRVQDYIQSKIVYYLMNIHVHSHSIYLCRHGESNHNVEGRIGGDSELSPRGKQFAHALRDFIEEHKLSDLKVWTSQLRRTIQTAEELGVPYEQWKILNEIDAGVCEEMTYEMIQKTFPEEFALRDQDKYHYRYPGGESYQDLVQRLEPVIMELERQGNVLVICHQAVMRCLLAYFLDKSAEDLPYMKCPLHTVLKLTPVAYGCKVEMFYLNVEAVNTHRDRPLCFSPSPHFYLSLSFSAFSNPVFQPRIGSSCLSPCAKESTLTAPKKLVAVSASE from the exons ATGTCCAGCTCTCAGAGGGACAATGGCTCTGCAAACTCAGCAGAGGCTAAGAAAACAGACCTGAGAATAAATGAGAAGAAATGTT CATGGGCTTCCTATATGACAAATTCTCCAACAGTGATCGTAATGATCGGCCTGCCTGCAAGAGGGAAGACGTACATGTCAAAGAAACTCACACGTTACCTCAACTGGATAGGAGTCCCAACCAAAG tgtttaacTTGGGCGTATACCGCAGAGAGGCCGTCAGAGCTTATAAATCTTATGATTTCTTCCGCCACGACAATGAGGAAGCCATGAAAATAAGAAA gcAGTGTGCTCTGGTCGCTCTGCAGGATGTGAAGGCGTACCTGacggaggagggaggacagatCGCG GTTTTTGatgcaacaaacacaacaagagaACGGCGAGACCTCATTCAAGCCTTTGTGAAAGAGCATGCATTCAAG GTGTTCTTTGTGGAGTCAGTGTGTGACGACCCAGAGGTCATTGCTGCTAATATTCTG gaagtgaaggtgTCCAGTCCAGACTAccctgagagacacagagagagagtaatgGATGACTTCCTTAAACGAATTGAGTGCTACAAGGTCACTTACCAACCGTTAGATCCTGATAACTACGACAA GGACCTTTCTTTTATCAAGGTGATGAACGTGGGCCGACGTTTTCTGGTGAACCGGGTGCAGGACTACATCCAGAGTAAGATTGTCTACTACCTCATGAACATCCACGTTCACTCTCACTCCATCTACCTGTGTCGGCACGGAGAGAGCAACCACAATGTTGAAGGCCGCATCGGAGGGGACTCGGAACTTTCTCCTCGAGGGAAACAG TTCGCCCATGCCCTGCGAGATTTCATTGAGGAGCACAAACTGTCAGATTTGAAGGTGTGGACGAGCCAACTGAGACGGACCATCCAGACAGCGGAGGAGCTGGGGGTGCCTTATGAACAGTGGAAGATACTCAACGAGATCGATGCT ggtgtgtgtgaggagatgACCTATGAGATGATCCAGAAGACATTCCCAGAGGAGTTTGCTTTGAGGGACCAGGACAAGTACCACTATCGCTACCCAGGAGGAGAG TCCTACCAGGATCTTGTTCAACGACTGGAGCCGGTTATCATGGAGTTAGAGAGACAGGGCAACGTGTTGGTCATCTGCCACCAGGCTGTGATGCGCTGTTTGCTGGCTTACTTCCTGGACAAAAGTGCAG AGGATCTACCGTACATGAAGTGTCCGCTCCACACAGTGCTCAAACTTACCCCTGTTGCATATG GTTGTAAAGTGGAGATGTTTTATCTTAATGTGGAGGCGGTAAACACACATCGAGACCGGCCTCTT TGCTTCAGCCCATCTCCACAtttctatctatctctctctttctccgcTTTCTCCAACCCTGTGTTTCAGCCCCGGATAGGAAGCAGTTGTCT GAGTCCCTGTGCGAAGGAATCGACTTTGACAGCCCCGAAGAAACTAGTGGCTGTGTCCGCTTCTGAGTGA
- the pfkfb2b gene encoding 6-phosphofructo-2-kinase/fructose-2,6-bisphosphatase 2 isoform X3 yields MSSSQRDNGSANSAEAKKTDLRINEKKCSWASYMTNSPTVIVMIGLPARGKTYMSKKLTRYLNWIGVPTKVFNLGVYRREAVRAYKSYDFFRHDNEEAMKIRKQCALVALQDVKAYLTEEGGQIAVFDATNTTRERRDLIQAFVKEHAFKVFFVESVCDDPEVIAANILEVKVSSPDYPERHRERVMDDFLKRIECYKVTYQPLDPDNYDKDLSFIKVMNVGRRFLVNRVQDYIQSKIVYYLMNIHVHSHSIYLCRHGESNHNVEGRIGGDSELSPRGKQFAHALRDFIEEHKLSDLKVWTSQLRRTIQTAEELGVPYEQWKILNEIDAGVCEEMTYEMIQKTFPEEFALRDQDKYHYRYPGGESYQDLVQRLEPVIMELERQGNVLVICHQAVMRCLLAYFLDKSAEDLPYMKCPLHTVLKLTPVAYGCKVEMFYLNVEAVNTHRDRPLGNIPRDSALIHRRNSYTPLSSHDQVKRPRLYSAGNQPWLPLAPTPSALMPEGRQSQPRIGSSCLSPCAKESTLTAPKKLVAVSASE; encoded by the exons ATGTCCAGCTCTCAGAGGGACAATGGCTCTGCAAACTCAGCAGAGGCTAAGAAAACAGACCTGAGAATAAATGAGAAGAAATGTT CATGGGCTTCCTATATGACAAATTCTCCAACAGTGATCGTAATGATCGGCCTGCCTGCAAGAGGGAAGACGTACATGTCAAAGAAACTCACACGTTACCTCAACTGGATAGGAGTCCCAACCAAAG tgtttaacTTGGGCGTATACCGCAGAGAGGCCGTCAGAGCTTATAAATCTTATGATTTCTTCCGCCACGACAATGAGGAAGCCATGAAAATAAGAAA gcAGTGTGCTCTGGTCGCTCTGCAGGATGTGAAGGCGTACCTGacggaggagggaggacagatCGCG GTTTTTGatgcaacaaacacaacaagagaACGGCGAGACCTCATTCAAGCCTTTGTGAAAGAGCATGCATTCAAG GTGTTCTTTGTGGAGTCAGTGTGTGACGACCCAGAGGTCATTGCTGCTAATATTCTG gaagtgaaggtgTCCAGTCCAGACTAccctgagagacacagagagagagtaatgGATGACTTCCTTAAACGAATTGAGTGCTACAAGGTCACTTACCAACCGTTAGATCCTGATAACTACGACAA GGACCTTTCTTTTATCAAGGTGATGAACGTGGGCCGACGTTTTCTGGTGAACCGGGTGCAGGACTACATCCAGAGTAAGATTGTCTACTACCTCATGAACATCCACGTTCACTCTCACTCCATCTACCTGTGTCGGCACGGAGAGAGCAACCACAATGTTGAAGGCCGCATCGGAGGGGACTCGGAACTTTCTCCTCGAGGGAAACAG TTCGCCCATGCCCTGCGAGATTTCATTGAGGAGCACAAACTGTCAGATTTGAAGGTGTGGACGAGCCAACTGAGACGGACCATCCAGACAGCGGAGGAGCTGGGGGTGCCTTATGAACAGTGGAAGATACTCAACGAGATCGATGCT ggtgtgtgtgaggagatgACCTATGAGATGATCCAGAAGACATTCCCAGAGGAGTTTGCTTTGAGGGACCAGGACAAGTACCACTATCGCTACCCAGGAGGAGAG TCCTACCAGGATCTTGTTCAACGACTGGAGCCGGTTATCATGGAGTTAGAGAGACAGGGCAACGTGTTGGTCATCTGCCACCAGGCTGTGATGCGCTGTTTGCTGGCTTACTTCCTGGACAAAAGTGCAG AGGATCTACCGTACATGAAGTGTCCGCTCCACACAGTGCTCAAACTTACCCCTGTTGCATATG GTTGTAAAGTGGAGATGTTTTATCTTAATGTGGAGGCGGTAAACACACATCGAGACCGGCCTCTT GGTAATATCCCGAGGGACTCTGCTCTCATACATCGGCGGAATAGTTACACTCCCTTGTCCAGTCACGACCAGGTCAAGCGTCCCAGGCTCTACAGTGCGGGTAATCAGCCCTGGCTACCTCTCGCTCCCACCCCATCAGCTCTGATGCCAGAGGGACGGCAAAGCCAA CCCCGGATAGGAAGCAGTTGTCT GAGTCCCTGTGCGAAGGAATCGACTTTGACAGCCCCGAAGAAACTAGTGGCTGTGTCCGCTTCTGAGTGA
- the pfkfb2b gene encoding 6-phosphofructo-2-kinase/fructose-2,6-bisphosphatase 2 isoform X2, whose translation MSSSQRDNGSANSAEAKKTDLRINEKKCSWASYMTNSPTVIVMIGLPARGKTYMSKKLTRYLNWIGVPTKVFNLGVYRREAVRAYKSYDFFRHDNEEAMKIRKQCALVALQDVKAYLTEEGGQIAVFDATNTTRERRDLIQAFVKEHAFKEVKVSSPDYPERHRERVMDDFLKRIECYKVTYQPLDPDNYDKDLSFIKVMNVGRRFLVNRVQDYIQSKIVYYLMNIHVHSHSIYLCRHGESNHNVEGRIGGDSELSPRGKQFAHALRDFIEEHKLSDLKVWTSQLRRTIQTAEELGVPYEQWKILNEIDAGVCEEMTYEMIQKTFPEEFALRDQDKYHYRYPGGESYQDLVQRLEPVIMELERQGNVLVICHQAVMRCLLAYFLDKSAEDLPYMKCPLHTVLKLTPVAYGCKVEMFYLNVEAVNTHRDRPLGNIPRDSALIHRRNSYTPLSSHDQVKRPRLYSAGNQPWLPLAPTPSALMPEGRQSQCFSPSPHFYLSLSFSAFSNPVFQPRIGSSCLSPCAKESTLTAPKKLVAVSASE comes from the exons ATGTCCAGCTCTCAGAGGGACAATGGCTCTGCAAACTCAGCAGAGGCTAAGAAAACAGACCTGAGAATAAATGAGAAGAAATGTT CATGGGCTTCCTATATGACAAATTCTCCAACAGTGATCGTAATGATCGGCCTGCCTGCAAGAGGGAAGACGTACATGTCAAAGAAACTCACACGTTACCTCAACTGGATAGGAGTCCCAACCAAAG tgtttaacTTGGGCGTATACCGCAGAGAGGCCGTCAGAGCTTATAAATCTTATGATTTCTTCCGCCACGACAATGAGGAAGCCATGAAAATAAGAAA gcAGTGTGCTCTGGTCGCTCTGCAGGATGTGAAGGCGTACCTGacggaggagggaggacagatCGCG GTTTTTGatgcaacaaacacaacaagagaACGGCGAGACCTCATTCAAGCCTTTGTGAAAGAGCATGCATTCAAG gaagtgaaggtgTCCAGTCCAGACTAccctgagagacacagagagagagtaatgGATGACTTCCTTAAACGAATTGAGTGCTACAAGGTCACTTACCAACCGTTAGATCCTGATAACTACGACAA GGACCTTTCTTTTATCAAGGTGATGAACGTGGGCCGACGTTTTCTGGTGAACCGGGTGCAGGACTACATCCAGAGTAAGATTGTCTACTACCTCATGAACATCCACGTTCACTCTCACTCCATCTACCTGTGTCGGCACGGAGAGAGCAACCACAATGTTGAAGGCCGCATCGGAGGGGACTCGGAACTTTCTCCTCGAGGGAAACAG TTCGCCCATGCCCTGCGAGATTTCATTGAGGAGCACAAACTGTCAGATTTGAAGGTGTGGACGAGCCAACTGAGACGGACCATCCAGACAGCGGAGGAGCTGGGGGTGCCTTATGAACAGTGGAAGATACTCAACGAGATCGATGCT ggtgtgtgtgaggagatgACCTATGAGATGATCCAGAAGACATTCCCAGAGGAGTTTGCTTTGAGGGACCAGGACAAGTACCACTATCGCTACCCAGGAGGAGAG TCCTACCAGGATCTTGTTCAACGACTGGAGCCGGTTATCATGGAGTTAGAGAGACAGGGCAACGTGTTGGTCATCTGCCACCAGGCTGTGATGCGCTGTTTGCTGGCTTACTTCCTGGACAAAAGTGCAG AGGATCTACCGTACATGAAGTGTCCGCTCCACACAGTGCTCAAACTTACCCCTGTTGCATATG GTTGTAAAGTGGAGATGTTTTATCTTAATGTGGAGGCGGTAAACACACATCGAGACCGGCCTCTT GGTAATATCCCGAGGGACTCTGCTCTCATACATCGGCGGAATAGTTACACTCCCTTGTCCAGTCACGACCAGGTCAAGCGTCCCAGGCTCTACAGTGCGGGTAATCAGCCCTGGCTACCTCTCGCTCCCACCCCATCAGCTCTGATGCCAGAGGGACGGCAAAGCCAA TGCTTCAGCCCATCTCCACAtttctatctatctctctctttctccgcTTTCTCCAACCCTGTGTTTCAGCCCCGGATAGGAAGCAGTTGTCT GAGTCCCTGTGCGAAGGAATCGACTTTGACAGCCCCGAAGAAACTAGTGGCTGTGTCCGCTTCTGAGTGA
- the pfkfb2b gene encoding 6-phosphofructo-2-kinase/fructose-2,6-bisphosphatase 2 isoform X9 has translation MSSSQRDNGSANSAEAKKTDLRINEKKCSWASYMTNSPTVIVMIGLPARGKTYMSKKLTRYLNWIGVPTKVFNLGVYRREAVRAYKSYDFFRHDNEEAMKIRKQCALVALQDVKAYLTEEGGQIAVFDATNTTRERRDLIQAFVKEHAFKVFFVESVCDDPEVIAANILEVKVSSPDYPERHRERVMDDFLKRIECYKVTYQPLDPDNYDKDLSFIKVMNVGRRFLVNRVQDYIQSKIVYYLMNIHVHSHSIYLCRHGESNHNVEGRIGGDSELSPRGKQFAHALRDFIEEHKLSDLKVWTSQLRRTIQTAEELGVPYEQWKILNEIDAGVCEEMTYEMIQKTFPEEFALRDQDKYHYRYPGGESYQDLVQRLEPVIMELERQGNVLVICHQAVMRCLLAYFLDKSAEDLPYMKCPLHTVLKLTPVAYGCKVEMFYLNVEAVNTHRDRPLPRIGSSCLSPCAKESTLTAPKKLVAVSASE, from the exons ATGTCCAGCTCTCAGAGGGACAATGGCTCTGCAAACTCAGCAGAGGCTAAGAAAACAGACCTGAGAATAAATGAGAAGAAATGTT CATGGGCTTCCTATATGACAAATTCTCCAACAGTGATCGTAATGATCGGCCTGCCTGCAAGAGGGAAGACGTACATGTCAAAGAAACTCACACGTTACCTCAACTGGATAGGAGTCCCAACCAAAG tgtttaacTTGGGCGTATACCGCAGAGAGGCCGTCAGAGCTTATAAATCTTATGATTTCTTCCGCCACGACAATGAGGAAGCCATGAAAATAAGAAA gcAGTGTGCTCTGGTCGCTCTGCAGGATGTGAAGGCGTACCTGacggaggagggaggacagatCGCG GTTTTTGatgcaacaaacacaacaagagaACGGCGAGACCTCATTCAAGCCTTTGTGAAAGAGCATGCATTCAAG GTGTTCTTTGTGGAGTCAGTGTGTGACGACCCAGAGGTCATTGCTGCTAATATTCTG gaagtgaaggtgTCCAGTCCAGACTAccctgagagacacagagagagagtaatgGATGACTTCCTTAAACGAATTGAGTGCTACAAGGTCACTTACCAACCGTTAGATCCTGATAACTACGACAA GGACCTTTCTTTTATCAAGGTGATGAACGTGGGCCGACGTTTTCTGGTGAACCGGGTGCAGGACTACATCCAGAGTAAGATTGTCTACTACCTCATGAACATCCACGTTCACTCTCACTCCATCTACCTGTGTCGGCACGGAGAGAGCAACCACAATGTTGAAGGCCGCATCGGAGGGGACTCGGAACTTTCTCCTCGAGGGAAACAG TTCGCCCATGCCCTGCGAGATTTCATTGAGGAGCACAAACTGTCAGATTTGAAGGTGTGGACGAGCCAACTGAGACGGACCATCCAGACAGCGGAGGAGCTGGGGGTGCCTTATGAACAGTGGAAGATACTCAACGAGATCGATGCT ggtgtgtgtgaggagatgACCTATGAGATGATCCAGAAGACATTCCCAGAGGAGTTTGCTTTGAGGGACCAGGACAAGTACCACTATCGCTACCCAGGAGGAGAG TCCTACCAGGATCTTGTTCAACGACTGGAGCCGGTTATCATGGAGTTAGAGAGACAGGGCAACGTGTTGGTCATCTGCCACCAGGCTGTGATGCGCTGTTTGCTGGCTTACTTCCTGGACAAAAGTGCAG AGGATCTACCGTACATGAAGTGTCCGCTCCACACAGTGCTCAAACTTACCCCTGTTGCATATG GTTGTAAAGTGGAGATGTTTTATCTTAATGTGGAGGCGGTAAACACACATCGAGACCGGCCTCTT CCCCGGATAGGAAGCAGTTGTCT GAGTCCCTGTGCGAAGGAATCGACTTTGACAGCCCCGAAGAAACTAGTGGCTGTGTCCGCTTCTGAGTGA
- the pfkfb2b gene encoding 6-phosphofructo-2-kinase/fructose-2,6-bisphosphatase 2 isoform X1, with product MSSSQRDNGSANSAEAKKTDLRINEKKCSWASYMTNSPTVIVMIGLPARGKTYMSKKLTRYLNWIGVPTKVFNLGVYRREAVRAYKSYDFFRHDNEEAMKIRKQCALVALQDVKAYLTEEGGQIAVFDATNTTRERRDLIQAFVKEHAFKVFFVESVCDDPEVIAANILEVKVSSPDYPERHRERVMDDFLKRIECYKVTYQPLDPDNYDKDLSFIKVMNVGRRFLVNRVQDYIQSKIVYYLMNIHVHSHSIYLCRHGESNHNVEGRIGGDSELSPRGKQFAHALRDFIEEHKLSDLKVWTSQLRRTIQTAEELGVPYEQWKILNEIDAGVCEEMTYEMIQKTFPEEFALRDQDKYHYRYPGGESYQDLVQRLEPVIMELERQGNVLVICHQAVMRCLLAYFLDKSAEDLPYMKCPLHTVLKLTPVAYGCKVEMFYLNVEAVNTHRDRPLGNIPRDSALIHRRNSYTPLSSHDQVKRPRLYSAGNQPWLPLAPTPSALMPEGRQSQCFSPSPHFYLSLSFSAFSNPVFQPRIGSSCLSPCAKESTLTAPKKLVAVSASE from the exons ATGTCCAGCTCTCAGAGGGACAATGGCTCTGCAAACTCAGCAGAGGCTAAGAAAACAGACCTGAGAATAAATGAGAAGAAATGTT CATGGGCTTCCTATATGACAAATTCTCCAACAGTGATCGTAATGATCGGCCTGCCTGCAAGAGGGAAGACGTACATGTCAAAGAAACTCACACGTTACCTCAACTGGATAGGAGTCCCAACCAAAG tgtttaacTTGGGCGTATACCGCAGAGAGGCCGTCAGAGCTTATAAATCTTATGATTTCTTCCGCCACGACAATGAGGAAGCCATGAAAATAAGAAA gcAGTGTGCTCTGGTCGCTCTGCAGGATGTGAAGGCGTACCTGacggaggagggaggacagatCGCG GTTTTTGatgcaacaaacacaacaagagaACGGCGAGACCTCATTCAAGCCTTTGTGAAAGAGCATGCATTCAAG GTGTTCTTTGTGGAGTCAGTGTGTGACGACCCAGAGGTCATTGCTGCTAATATTCTG gaagtgaaggtgTCCAGTCCAGACTAccctgagagacacagagagagagtaatgGATGACTTCCTTAAACGAATTGAGTGCTACAAGGTCACTTACCAACCGTTAGATCCTGATAACTACGACAA GGACCTTTCTTTTATCAAGGTGATGAACGTGGGCCGACGTTTTCTGGTGAACCGGGTGCAGGACTACATCCAGAGTAAGATTGTCTACTACCTCATGAACATCCACGTTCACTCTCACTCCATCTACCTGTGTCGGCACGGAGAGAGCAACCACAATGTTGAAGGCCGCATCGGAGGGGACTCGGAACTTTCTCCTCGAGGGAAACAG TTCGCCCATGCCCTGCGAGATTTCATTGAGGAGCACAAACTGTCAGATTTGAAGGTGTGGACGAGCCAACTGAGACGGACCATCCAGACAGCGGAGGAGCTGGGGGTGCCTTATGAACAGTGGAAGATACTCAACGAGATCGATGCT ggtgtgtgtgaggagatgACCTATGAGATGATCCAGAAGACATTCCCAGAGGAGTTTGCTTTGAGGGACCAGGACAAGTACCACTATCGCTACCCAGGAGGAGAG TCCTACCAGGATCTTGTTCAACGACTGGAGCCGGTTATCATGGAGTTAGAGAGACAGGGCAACGTGTTGGTCATCTGCCACCAGGCTGTGATGCGCTGTTTGCTGGCTTACTTCCTGGACAAAAGTGCAG AGGATCTACCGTACATGAAGTGTCCGCTCCACACAGTGCTCAAACTTACCCCTGTTGCATATG GTTGTAAAGTGGAGATGTTTTATCTTAATGTGGAGGCGGTAAACACACATCGAGACCGGCCTCTT GGTAATATCCCGAGGGACTCTGCTCTCATACATCGGCGGAATAGTTACACTCCCTTGTCCAGTCACGACCAGGTCAAGCGTCCCAGGCTCTACAGTGCGGGTAATCAGCCCTGGCTACCTCTCGCTCCCACCCCATCAGCTCTGATGCCAGAGGGACGGCAAAGCCAA TGCTTCAGCCCATCTCCACAtttctatctatctctctctttctccgcTTTCTCCAACCCTGTGTTTCAGCCCCGGATAGGAAGCAGTTGTCT GAGTCCCTGTGCGAAGGAATCGACTTTGACAGCCCCGAAGAAACTAGTGGCTGTGTCCGCTTCTGAGTGA
- the pfkfb2b gene encoding 6-phosphofructo-2-kinase/fructose-2,6-bisphosphatase 2 isoform X6, with amino-acid sequence MSSSQRDNGSANSAEAKKTDLRINEKKCSWASYMTNSPTVIVMIGLPARGKTYMSKKLTRYLNWIGVPTKVFNLGVYRREAVRAYKSYDFFRHDNEEAMKIRKQCALVALQDVKAYLTEEGGQIAVFDATNTTRERRDLIQAFVKEHAFKVFFVESVCDDPEVIAANILEVKVSSPDYPERHRERVMDDFLKRIECYKVTYQPLDPDNYDKDLSFIKVMNVGRRFLVNRVQDYIQSKIVYYLMNIHVHSHSIYLCRHGESNHNVEGRIGGDSELSPRGKQFAHALRDFIEEHKLSDLKVWTSQLRRTIQTAEELGVPYEQWKILNEIDAGVCEEMTYEMIQKTFPEEFALRDQDKYHYRYPGGESYQDLVQRLEPVIMELERQGNVLVICHQAVMRCLLAYFLDKSAEDLPYMKCPLHTVLKLTPVAYGCKVEMFYLNVEAVNTHRDRPLGNIPRDSALIHRRNSYTPLSSHDQVKRPRLYSAAPDRKQLSESLCEGIDFDSPEETSGCVRF; translated from the exons ATGTCCAGCTCTCAGAGGGACAATGGCTCTGCAAACTCAGCAGAGGCTAAGAAAACAGACCTGAGAATAAATGAGAAGAAATGTT CATGGGCTTCCTATATGACAAATTCTCCAACAGTGATCGTAATGATCGGCCTGCCTGCAAGAGGGAAGACGTACATGTCAAAGAAACTCACACGTTACCTCAACTGGATAGGAGTCCCAACCAAAG tgtttaacTTGGGCGTATACCGCAGAGAGGCCGTCAGAGCTTATAAATCTTATGATTTCTTCCGCCACGACAATGAGGAAGCCATGAAAATAAGAAA gcAGTGTGCTCTGGTCGCTCTGCAGGATGTGAAGGCGTACCTGacggaggagggaggacagatCGCG GTTTTTGatgcaacaaacacaacaagagaACGGCGAGACCTCATTCAAGCCTTTGTGAAAGAGCATGCATTCAAG GTGTTCTTTGTGGAGTCAGTGTGTGACGACCCAGAGGTCATTGCTGCTAATATTCTG gaagtgaaggtgTCCAGTCCAGACTAccctgagagacacagagagagagtaatgGATGACTTCCTTAAACGAATTGAGTGCTACAAGGTCACTTACCAACCGTTAGATCCTGATAACTACGACAA GGACCTTTCTTTTATCAAGGTGATGAACGTGGGCCGACGTTTTCTGGTGAACCGGGTGCAGGACTACATCCAGAGTAAGATTGTCTACTACCTCATGAACATCCACGTTCACTCTCACTCCATCTACCTGTGTCGGCACGGAGAGAGCAACCACAATGTTGAAGGCCGCATCGGAGGGGACTCGGAACTTTCTCCTCGAGGGAAACAG TTCGCCCATGCCCTGCGAGATTTCATTGAGGAGCACAAACTGTCAGATTTGAAGGTGTGGACGAGCCAACTGAGACGGACCATCCAGACAGCGGAGGAGCTGGGGGTGCCTTATGAACAGTGGAAGATACTCAACGAGATCGATGCT ggtgtgtgtgaggagatgACCTATGAGATGATCCAGAAGACATTCCCAGAGGAGTTTGCTTTGAGGGACCAGGACAAGTACCACTATCGCTACCCAGGAGGAGAG TCCTACCAGGATCTTGTTCAACGACTGGAGCCGGTTATCATGGAGTTAGAGAGACAGGGCAACGTGTTGGTCATCTGCCACCAGGCTGTGATGCGCTGTTTGCTGGCTTACTTCCTGGACAAAAGTGCAG AGGATCTACCGTACATGAAGTGTCCGCTCCACACAGTGCTCAAACTTACCCCTGTTGCATATG GTTGTAAAGTGGAGATGTTTTATCTTAATGTGGAGGCGGTAAACACACATCGAGACCGGCCTCTT GGTAATATCCCGAGGGACTCTGCTCTCATACATCGGCGGAATAGTTACACTCCCTTGTCCAGTCACGACCAGGTCAAGCGTCCCAGGCTCTACAGTGCGG CCCCGGATAGGAAGCAGTTGTCT GAGTCCCTGTGCGAAGGAATCGACTTTGACAGCCCCGAAGAAACTAGTGGCTGTGTCCGCTTCTGA